The following coding sequences lie in one Gemmatimonadaceae bacterium genomic window:
- a CDS encoding arsenate reductase ArsC, whose protein sequence is MTATHTLGVLFLCTGNSARSQIAEALLTAKGGGRFRVGSAGTKPAPVVNRGAIDVLREHGIDWTTARPKTIDEIQHEPWDVVITVCDNAREACPVFPGHPTFAHWGMPDPAAVEDDEARQRAFRETYQLLSRRIDLLVALPVEKLEQRAMERRVGAIGGPDAGGGR, encoded by the coding sequence ATGACGGCGACACATACGCTCGGTGTTCTCTTTCTGTGTACCGGCAACTCAGCGCGCAGTCAGATCGCCGAGGCGCTGTTGACGGCGAAGGGAGGTGGCCGGTTCCGCGTGGGCAGCGCCGGCACGAAACCGGCGCCCGTTGTGAACCGTGGGGCGATCGACGTGCTGCGCGAGCACGGGATCGACTGGACGACCGCGCGCCCCAAGACGATCGACGAGATCCAACACGAACCGTGGGACGTGGTGATCACGGTGTGCGACAACGCCAGGGAGGCGTGCCCGGTTTTTCCGGGCCATCCGACGTTCGCGCACTGGGGGATGCCGGATCCTGCGGCCGTGGAAGACGATGAGGCGCGCCAGCGTGCCTTCCGCGAGACGTATCAGCTGTTGAGCCGGCGCATCGATCTGCTCGTCGCGCTTCCCGTGGAAAAACTCGAGCAGCGGGCGATGGAGCGGCGCGTAGGGGCGATCGGCGGACCGGATGCGGGGGGGGGGCGCTGA
- the arsB gene encoding ACR3 family arsenite efflux transporter — translation MAEAGTLPGPVSRRLSTLDRFLPLWIFAAMGAGLLLGRIFPDLGALLDRVQLAGVSVPIGLGLLWMMYPVLAKVRYESIGAHMADRRLLGTSLALNWVAGPIVMFALAWLLLPDLPHYRNGLIMIGLARCIAMVLIWNALACGSGELAAVLVALNSVFQILTYSLLGYLFLAVVPRWFGADTAALNVSMGAIAKSVGIFLGVPLLGGYLTRRVLVARRGAAWYDGVFIRRIGPTALVGLLYTIVLMFAMQGDRIVRLPMDVARIALPLVAYFTVMFGLAFVVSMKLGFSYEETAALSFTAAGNNFELAIAVAVATFGIGSGEALAAVVGPLIEVPALVGLVYVALWARRRYFPQVAAA, via the coding sequence ATGGCTGAGGCCGGCACGCTCCCCGGCCCGGTCTCTCGCCGGCTGTCCACGCTCGACCGTTTCCTCCCGCTCTGGATCTTTGCGGCGATGGGCGCGGGGCTGCTGCTCGGACGGATCTTCCCCGACCTCGGCGCCCTGCTGGACCGCGTGCAGTTGGCGGGCGTCTCGGTGCCGATCGGTCTGGGCCTTCTGTGGATGATGTATCCCGTGCTTGCCAAGGTGCGCTACGAATCGATCGGCGCGCACATGGCGGACCGGCGGCTGCTCGGCACCTCGCTGGCTCTCAACTGGGTGGCGGGGCCGATCGTCATGTTCGCGCTGGCGTGGCTCTTGCTGCCCGATCTGCCGCATTACCGCAATGGGCTGATCATGATCGGGTTGGCGCGCTGCATTGCGATGGTCCTGATCTGGAACGCGCTCGCCTGTGGATCGGGGGAGTTGGCGGCCGTACTCGTGGCGTTGAACTCGGTGTTCCAGATTCTCACGTACTCGCTGCTCGGGTATCTGTTTCTGGCGGTGGTACCGCGGTGGTTCGGCGCTGACACGGCAGCGCTCAACGTCTCGATGGGCGCCATCGCGAAGAGCGTGGGAATCTTCCTCGGCGTGCCGCTGCTCGGTGGGTATCTCACACGCCGCGTGCTCGTCGCGCGTCGCGGGGCCGCGTGGTACGATGGAGTGTTCATCCGCCGCATCGGGCCCACGGCACTCGTCGGACTGCTCTACACGATCGTGCTCATGTTCGCCATGCAGGGCGATCGTATCGTGCGCCTGCCAATGGATGTGGCGCGCATCGCGCTGCCCCTGGTGGCGTACTTCACCGTGATGTTCGGGCTCGCCTTCGTCGTGTCGATGAAGTTGGGGTTCAGCTACGAGGAGACGGCAGCGCTGTCGTTCACCGCGGCCGGCAACAATTTTGAACTCGCGATCGCGGTAGCGGTGGCGACGTTCGGCATCGGCTCGGGCGAAGCGCTGGCGGCGGTCGTGGGACCGCTCATCGAAGTGCCGGCACTGGTCGGACTCGTCTACGTCGCGCTCTGGGCGCGGCGGCGATACTTCCCTCAGGTGGCGGCAGCATGA
- a CDS encoding metalloregulator ArsR/SmtB family transcription factor, producing MATAAVLDLARAAQLFHALSDPTRLAVMDMLRDGERCVCELQDQLGAAQSRLSFHLRVLKDAGLVTDRKEGRWSYYTIEPATVAEVHAVSVTLEPRRGRLPMLRRGRCCG from the coding sequence ATGGCCACCGCCGCCGTTCTCGACCTCGCTCGGGCCGCGCAGCTCTTTCACGCGCTCTCCGATCCCACGCGCCTCGCCGTGATGGACATGCTGCGAGATGGGGAGCGGTGCGTATGCGAGTTGCAGGACCAACTCGGCGCCGCGCAGTCGCGCCTCTCGTTCCACCTGCGCGTACTCAAGGACGCGGGACTGGTGACCGACCGCAAAGAGGGCCGCTGGTCGTACTACACCATCGAGCCCGCGACGGTGGCCGAGGTCCACGCGGTGTCCGTGACGCTGGAGCCGCGGCGCGGCCGGCTCCCCATGCTGCGGCGCGGCCGCTGCTGCGGCTGA
- a CDS encoding thymidine phosphorylase codes for MDARLTIEKKRDGKRLTPAEWETLIRAYTAGDTTDYQMAAFLMACFIRGLDRDETAALTQAMLDSGKRLELSHLGKPRIDKHSTGGVGDKVSLILAPLISCLGVAVPMMSGRGLGHTGGTLDKLEAIPGFRTRLSLREAVDELEAIGCALIGQTDEIAPADKKMYALRDATATVESIPLISASIMSKKLAEGLTGLVLDVKCGSGAFLPELDPELELAKTMVSLGADHGCPVVALLTAMDRPLGRACGNALETEEAIHALHGEGPPDLMEVTYALGAEMLLLAGAAPDRREARRRMESAIAQGDAARQFQRIIEAQGGNPAVVDDPALLPQAQECELFAAPRRGFVVHVAPRTIGYGITRLGGGRTRTTDSVDPTVGFVITARPGDWVEAGEPLATVFARDAGGVAAGRECLGEAIVIGDGAEPPLPLVSYRVSQAGVERYPAA; via the coding sequence ATGGACGCTCGACTGACGATCGAGAAGAAGCGCGACGGCAAACGCCTGACACCCGCAGAGTGGGAGACCCTCATACGGGCCTACACCGCGGGCGACACTACCGACTACCAGATGGCGGCGTTCCTCATGGCGTGCTTCATCCGCGGGCTCGACCGCGACGAGACCGCAGCCCTCACGCAGGCAATGCTCGACAGCGGCAAGCGGCTCGAACTCTCCCACCTCGGCAAGCCGCGTATCGACAAGCACTCCACCGGCGGCGTCGGCGACAAGGTGTCGCTCATCCTCGCACCGCTCATCTCGTGTCTCGGTGTCGCCGTGCCGATGATGTCGGGGCGCGGCCTGGGCCACACGGGGGGCACGCTCGACAAGCTCGAAGCGATTCCCGGATTCCGAACCCGCCTCTCGCTTCGCGAGGCGGTGGATGAGTTGGAAGCCATCGGCTGCGCGCTCATCGGACAGACCGACGAGATCGCACCCGCCGACAAGAAGATGTATGCCCTCCGTGATGCCACGGCGACCGTCGAGTCCATCCCGCTCATTTCGGCCAGCATCATGAGCAAGAAGCTCGCCGAGGGACTCACCGGGCTGGTGCTCGACGTCAAGTGCGGTTCCGGGGCCTTTCTCCCCGAACTCGACCCGGAATTGGAACTCGCCAAGACCATGGTCTCGCTTGGCGCCGATCATGGCTGCCCCGTGGTGGCGCTGCTCACCGCCATGGACCGCCCCCTCGGCCGCGCATGCGGCAACGCACTCGAAACCGAAGAGGCAATCCACGCCCTCCACGGGGAGGGGCCGCCGGACCTGATGGAAGTGACCTATGCGCTGGGCGCCGAGATGCTGCTGCTCGCGGGCGCCGCCCCCGATCGGCGCGAGGCGCGACGTCGCATGGAGTCGGCCATCGCCCAGGGCGACGCGGCCCGGCAGTTCCAGCGCATCATCGAGGCCCAGGGCGGCAACCCGGCGGTGGTGGACGATCCGGCGCTCTTGCCACAAGCTCAGGAGTGCGAACTGTTCGCCGCGCCACGGCGTGGGTTCGTGGTGCACGTGGCACCACGGACGATCGGCTACGGCATTACCCGCCTCGGCGGCGGCCGCACCAGGACCACCGACAGCGTGGACCCGACCGTCGGCTTCGTGATCACCGCAAGGCCGGGCGATTGGGTGGAGGCGGGCGAGCCGCTGGCTACGGTTTTCGCACGTGATGCAGGCGGGGTCGCCGCCGGCCGGGAGTGCCTGGGCGAGGCCATCGTGATCGGCGACGGGGCCGAGCCGCCGCTGCCGCTGGTCTCGTACCGCGTGAGCCAGGCAGGCGTCGAGCGGTATCCCGCGGCATGA
- the gyrB gene encoding DNA topoisomerase (ATP-hydrolyzing) subunit B, with product MSTSADQSGSKYDAGQIQVLKGLEAVRKRPGMYIGSTSERGLHHLVYEVVDNSIDEALAGYADAIAVTIHADNSVTVVDNGRGIPVDIHPTEKIPGVELAMTVLHAGGKFDKSSYKVSGGLHGVGVSVVNALSEELKVWVKRDGKEYYMDFHRGDTQTRLKTLRDVPKQETGTVVWFKPDAQIFTELVYRYDLLALRLRELSFLNKGVVITLKDERPGQERDETFHAKGGLKEFVQHLNAARKNLHPEVLYLETTKDDIGIELALQYNDGYNDTTFSFVNNINTHEGGTHLTGFKSALTRVINSYAQKGNFLKKADFTLSGEDVREGLTAVLSVKVREPQFEGQTKTKLGNSEVESAVKAAVGEWLGSYLDEHPRTANIVIEKAVSAARAREAARKARDLTRRKSALDVGNLPGKLADCSLTDPALCELYLVEGDSAGGSAKQGRKREFQAILPLRGKIINVEKARIDKVLSNEEIRTIITAVGAGIKEEFTLETARYHKIIIMTDADVDGAHIRTLLLTFFFRQMPELIEAGFIYIAQPPLYRVAKGKEEYYAFDEKERDELVKRLSNGEGKGSVNLQRYKGLGEMNADQLFDTTMDPEKRTLLKVNIDDAVQADRMFQTLMGDEVEPRRIFIEANARFASNLDI from the coding sequence ATGAGCACATCCGCCGATCAATCCGGGTCGAAGTACGATGCCGGCCAGATTCAGGTTCTGAAGGGACTGGAAGCGGTGCGCAAGCGCCCCGGCATGTACATCGGTTCGACCTCGGAGCGTGGCCTGCACCATCTGGTGTACGAGGTGGTGGACAACTCGATCGACGAAGCGTTGGCGGGGTACGCCGATGCCATCGCGGTGACGATTCACGCCGACAATTCCGTGACCGTGGTGGACAACGGCCGCGGCATCCCGGTGGATATCCATCCGACCGAGAAAATTCCCGGCGTCGAGTTGGCGATGACCGTGCTGCACGCCGGCGGCAAGTTCGACAAGAGTTCGTATAAGGTGTCGGGTGGTCTGCACGGCGTGGGCGTATCGGTGGTGAATGCGCTCAGCGAGGAGCTCAAGGTGTGGGTGAAACGCGACGGGAAGGAGTACTACATGGACTTCCACCGCGGCGACACCCAGACCCGGCTCAAGACGTTGCGCGACGTGCCGAAGCAAGAGACGGGCACGGTGGTGTGGTTCAAGCCCGACGCCCAGATCTTCACGGAACTCGTCTACCGCTACGACCTGCTGGCGCTGCGATTGCGCGAGCTGTCGTTCCTCAACAAGGGCGTCGTGATCACGCTCAAGGACGAGCGCCCGGGACAGGAGCGCGACGAGACCTTCCACGCCAAGGGCGGGCTCAAGGAGTTCGTGCAACATCTGAACGCGGCGCGCAAGAATCTGCACCCCGAGGTGCTGTACCTCGAAACGACCAAGGACGACATCGGGATCGAACTGGCGTTGCAGTACAACGACGGCTACAACGACACGACGTTCTCGTTCGTGAACAACATCAACACCCACGAGGGCGGCACGCACCTCACGGGGTTCAAGTCGGCGCTCACGCGCGTCATCAACTCGTACGCGCAGAAGGGCAATTTCTTGAAGAAGGCCGACTTCACGCTGTCGGGCGAGGATGTGCGCGAGGGCCTCACCGCGGTGCTCTCCGTCAAGGTGCGCGAACCGCAGTTCGAAGGGCAGACCAAGACCAAGCTCGGCAACTCCGAAGTGGAGAGCGCCGTGAAGGCGGCGGTGGGCGAATGGCTGGGCAGCTATCTCGACGAGCATCCACGCACGGCCAACATCGTGATCGAGAAGGCCGTGTCGGCCGCGCGGGCCCGCGAAGCGGCACGCAAGGCCCGCGACCTCACGCGGCGCAAGTCGGCGCTCGACGTGGGAAACCTGCCCGGCAAGCTGGCCGACTGTTCACTCACCGATCCGGCGCTCTGCGAACTCTATCTCGTCGAAGGCGACTCGGCCGGCGGTTCGGCCAAGCAAGGCCGCAAACGCGAGTTCCAGGCCATCCTGCCGTTGCGCGGCAAGATCATCAATGTGGAGAAGGCGCGCATCGACAAGGTGCTGTCCAACGAGGAGATCCGGACGATCATCACCGCCGTGGGCGCGGGGATCAAGGAAGAGTTCACGCTCGAGACGGCGCGCTACCACAAGATCATCATCATGACCGACGCCGATGTGGACGGCGCGCACATCCGGACGCTCCTCCTCACGTTCTTCTTCCGCCAGATGCCCGAACTGATCGAGGCCGGGTTCATCTACATCGCACAGCCGCCGCTCTACCGCGTGGCCAAGGGCAAGGAGGAGTACTACGCGTTCGACGAGAAGGAGCGCGACGAATTGGTCAAGCGGCTCAGCAACGGCGAGGGCAAGGGCTCGGTCAACCTCCAGCGCTACAAGGGTCTGGGCGAGATGAACGCCGACCAGTTGTTCGACACGACGATGGACCCCGAAAAGCGCACGCTGCTCAAGGTGAACATCGACGATGCCGTACAGGCCGACCGCATGTTCCAGACGCTGATGGGTGACGAGGTGGAACCGCGGCGCATATTCATCGAGGCCAACGCGCGATTCGCGAGCAATCTGGATATTTGA
- the gspG gene encoding type II secretion system major pseudopilin GspG, with product MRRHRWRPSILEVLAGMLAIGIAATFVAPQWFRAHRPPRETAQSDMKVIGAALETYRHDTGAYPTSGQGLDALLMPPTVPPTSDDWWGPYILTHIPTDPWGSAYVYRRVDNAGAEGYALMSYGADGRPGGSGDDADVVVRR from the coding sequence GTGCGGCGGCACAGGTGGAGGCCGAGCATTCTCGAAGTGCTGGCCGGTATGCTGGCCATTGGGATCGCCGCGACGTTCGTCGCGCCGCAATGGTTCCGCGCGCATCGCCCCCCTCGGGAGACGGCGCAATCGGACATGAAGGTGATTGGTGCCGCCCTGGAGACATACCGGCACGACACCGGGGCGTATCCCACCTCCGGGCAGGGACTCGACGCCCTGTTGATGCCGCCCACGGTGCCGCCGACGTCCGACGACTGGTGGGGACCGTACATCCTGACGCACATCCCAACCGATCCATGGGGGAGCGCGTACGTCTACCGTCGCGTGGACAACGCGGGCGCCGAGGGCTACGCGCTGATGTCGTATGGGGCGGACGGCAGGCCGGGAGGAAGCGGTGACGACGCCGACGTCGTGGTCAGGCGGTGA
- a CDS encoding ABC transporter permease, with translation MRKREPMWRRYLRFFGPSAEADVNDELADHLARLEHDLRAAGKPPEEIAEIVRLRFGDVEAIRARLRRDDGRRLKRRFRVEAVGNVGQDVQYALRRLRQQPGFTATVLVVLALGVGATTAMFSAVDAAMFRPLPFKDAGQLVLMPSVGVPSTYRDATGPARAESHPTWENMRAMPGLISGVAAYFSTTANLIDAVRPARVTVGHASAGLFNLLGAAAVVGRVFSDSEARVGGPPLAVLSYGFWQSHFGSRDMLDSVISLDGNPFTVIGVMRAGFTFPDRSDLWVPIPIPSPPAVISFSRGLPPQPHTIARLAPGVSVDEANARLYSLWHADQRTQPPAWMKDAIQKEQTRWYQTAVPMQESLVGDRRVTLLILLGATGLLLLIGCVNVTNLLLSQAAVRRREIALRAILGASRGRVIRQLLTEAVVLSLAGTATGVAIAPALFRLLSTVMPPTLAGLAPPELDLRVLVFAAGLALVTGIGFGLWPAVTTSRNDLAASVRGGGTTGTLGQGRKGPRRVLLVAELALTVMLLVGAGLMLRSFQRLTAVRTGFDAAHAATLQLDFGSPGPSAAIRRQRIASMLERISAAPGVQAVAATAALPLDAPNAMGLGIAAEGVPERPKTERPRTATYLVVSSDYFRAMGIPLLRGRTFRAGDDSLDVNGGAPRTAIINQALADSLWPGVDPLGRWISWSGRTAKMAVIGVVANVRFFGLNRPPGPQVYIPIEVAPPASVVLVARGALPPAALLARLRDGVHAVDPSQPVYDARTLDDVVRQSVAVPRTDTALIALFGGLALVLAVVGVYGVIAYSVAQRRVEFGIRAALGATGRDLAALASRELVYAATIGLLLGLAGAWAAARLLGSLLYGVGVHDATTYVVAAVALLVPAIVATMVPARRAARTNPMDVMRQA, from the coding sequence ATGCGGAAGCGGGAGCCAATGTGGCGGCGGTACCTGCGGTTTTTCGGCCCGAGCGCGGAAGCCGACGTGAACGACGAACTGGCCGATCACCTCGCGCGGCTTGAGCACGATCTGCGTGCCGCAGGGAAGCCGCCGGAGGAGATCGCGGAGATCGTGCGGCTGCGGTTCGGGGACGTGGAGGCGATCCGGGCGCGGCTCAGGCGAGACGACGGACGCCGCCTCAAGCGGCGCTTCCGCGTTGAAGCGGTCGGGAATGTCGGACAGGATGTCCAGTACGCGCTCCGCCGGCTTCGCCAGCAGCCGGGCTTCACCGCCACGGTCCTCGTCGTGCTCGCGCTCGGGGTCGGCGCGACGACCGCGATGTTCAGCGCCGTGGATGCTGCCATGTTCAGGCCGCTTCCGTTCAAAGATGCGGGGCAACTCGTGCTGATGCCGTCGGTGGGGGTGCCTTCGACGTACCGCGATGCGACCGGTCCCGCGCGCGCCGAATCGCATCCCACATGGGAGAACATGCGCGCGATGCCCGGGCTGATCTCCGGGGTCGCGGCGTATTTCAGCACGACGGCCAACCTGATTGATGCGGTCCGTCCCGCACGCGTGACCGTCGGTCACGCGTCGGCGGGTCTGTTCAACCTGCTGGGCGCGGCTGCGGTCGTCGGCCGAGTGTTTTCCGATTCCGAGGCACGCGTTGGCGGACCGCCGCTCGCCGTACTCTCGTACGGATTCTGGCAATCCCACTTCGGCAGTCGCGACATGCTCGACAGCGTCATCTCGCTGGACGGCAATCCGTTCACCGTCATCGGCGTGATGCGGGCGGGGTTCACCTTCCCCGACCGGAGCGACCTCTGGGTGCCGATCCCCATCCCGTCCCCGCCGGCGGTGATCAGCTTCTCGCGCGGGCTCCCGCCCCAACCGCACACCATCGCGCGGCTGGCGCCGGGTGTGTCGGTGGACGAGGCAAACGCTCGGCTCTACTCTCTCTGGCACGCCGATCAACGAACCCAGCCGCCGGCGTGGATGAAGGACGCAATACAGAAGGAGCAGACGCGATGGTATCAGACCGCGGTCCCAATGCAGGAGTCGCTCGTGGGAGACCGTCGCGTGACGCTGCTCATCCTGCTCGGGGCCACGGGCCTCCTGCTCCTGATCGGCTGCGTGAACGTGACCAACCTGCTCTTGTCGCAAGCCGCGGTGCGGCGCCGCGAAATTGCGCTGCGCGCCATCCTCGGCGCCAGTCGCGGGCGGGTCATCCGGCAACTGCTCACCGAGGCGGTGGTGCTGTCCCTGGCGGGAACGGCGACCGGCGTGGCCATCGCGCCCGCGCTGTTTCGACTCCTCTCGACCGTGATGCCGCCCACGCTGGCGGGGCTCGCTCCGCCCGAGCTCGATCTCCGTGTCCTGGTTTTCGCCGCCGGTCTGGCGTTGGTGACGGGCATCGGATTCGGGCTCTGGCCCGCGGTGACCACGTCGCGCAACGACCTCGCGGCGTCGGTGCGCGGGGGCGGCACGACCGGCACCCTCGGACAAGGACGGAAGGGTCCGCGTCGCGTGCTCCTCGTTGCCGAGCTGGCCCTAACGGTGATGTTGCTGGTGGGCGCGGGCTTGATGCTCCGCAGCTTCCAGCGTCTGACCGCGGTGCGCACCGGGTTCGACGCTGCGCATGCGGCGACGCTCCAACTTGATTTCGGCTCGCCGGGGCCGTCGGCCGCCATCCGGCGGCAACGCATTGCCTCGATGCTCGAGCGGATCAGCGCCGCCCCCGGCGTCCAGGCGGTGGCTGCCACGGCGGCCCTGCCGCTCGATGCGCCGAATGCGATGGGACTCGGCATCGCCGCTGAGGGCGTGCCGGAGCGGCCGAAAACGGAACGCCCGCGCACGGCGACCTATCTGGTGGTGTCGAGCGACTACTTCAGGGCGATGGGGATTCCACTCCTCCGCGGGCGGACGTTCAGAGCCGGCGACGATTCGCTCGACGTGAACGGCGGTGCGCCGCGCACGGCAATCATCAATCAGGCGCTCGCCGACAGCCTGTGGCCGGGAGTCGATCCACTGGGCCGCTGGATCTCGTGGAGTGGACGCACGGCGAAGATGGCGGTCATCGGCGTCGTGGCGAACGTGCGGTTCTTTGGATTGAATCGACCTCCGGGGCCGCAGGTCTACATACCGATCGAGGTCGCGCCGCCGGCGTCCGTCGTGCTCGTGGCGCGCGGCGCATTGCCGCCGGCCGCGCTGCTGGCGCGACTCCGCGACGGCGTCCACGCCGTGGATCCGTCGCAACCGGTATACGACGCCCGGACGCTGGATGACGTGGTGCGTCAATCGGTGGCTGTACCGCGCACCGACACGGCGCTGATCGCGCTGTTTGGCGGTCTGGCCCTCGTGCTGGCGGTCGTGGGGGTGTACGGGGTGATCGCGTACTCCGTGGCGCAACGAAGGGTCGAGTTCGGGATCCGCGCGGCCCTCGGCGCAACCGGACGCGATCTCGCCGCGCTTGCCTCACGCGAGCTAGTGTACGCGGCAACCATCGGCCTGCTGCTCGGACTCGCCGGAGCGTGGGCCGCGGCCCGCCTCCTCGGCTCACTGCTCTACGGCGTCGGCGTCCACGACGCGACCACGTATGTCGTCGCGGCGGTCGCGCTTCTGGTCCCTGCAATCGTGGCGACGATGGTTCCGGCGCGGCGCGCGGCGCGCACGAACCCGATGGACGTCATGCGGCAGGCGTAA
- the arsN2 gene encoding arsenic resistance N-acetyltransferase ArsN2 produces the protein MPILPIVTKADAGAACCGPDCCNEEPAATHTATTTADALTATVREKYGAAAQRVLATAGAAASCCGPVNSCCGGAAFDGTVDPITAGLYVLGETDELPEAAVLASLGCGNPTALAELRAGEVVLDLGSGGGIDVLLSARRVGPTGKAYGLDMTDEMLELARRNARDAGVTNVEFLRGRIEEIPLPSESVDVIISNCVINLSGDKRRVIREAFRVLKPGGRFAVSDVVVRGELPPDVKRSMELWVGCVAGALQDDEFVSLLSDAGFASPSVEMTRVYEVEDARAFLVNTGLDVERVAAEVAGRVGAAFVRATKPAPFALREARPDDADAVEGLLAASQLPVVGVREALGRPASGFIVAESDGAIIGVGGLEDCCDNALLRSVAVRTEWRSRGVGRALVMRLIAASDAAGTHALYLLTTTAERYFPSFGFEPVARDAVPEAVRATAEFKDACPASAVAMVRAVNAHG, from the coding sequence ATGCCCATTCTGCCGATCGTCACCAAGGCTGATGCCGGCGCCGCGTGCTGCGGCCCCGACTGCTGCAACGAGGAACCCGCGGCGACGCACACGGCCACGACGACGGCCGACGCCCTCACCGCCACGGTGCGCGAGAAGTACGGCGCGGCGGCGCAGCGCGTGCTCGCCACCGCTGGCGCCGCCGCGAGCTGCTGCGGGCCCGTGAACTCGTGCTGCGGGGGCGCCGCCTTCGACGGAACCGTGGACCCGATCACGGCCGGCCTCTACGTGCTGGGTGAGACCGACGAACTTCCCGAGGCGGCAGTGCTCGCTTCGCTCGGCTGCGGGAACCCGACGGCGCTCGCCGAGTTGCGCGCGGGCGAGGTGGTGCTCGATCTCGGGTCCGGCGGCGGGATCGACGTGCTGCTCTCGGCGCGCCGGGTGGGTCCTACCGGCAAGGCATACGGCCTCGACATGACGGACGAGATGCTGGAACTGGCGCGGCGCAACGCGCGCGACGCGGGGGTCACGAACGTCGAGTTCCTGCGCGGGCGCATCGAGGAGATCCCGCTTCCCAGCGAGTCGGTGGACGTGATCATCTCCAACTGCGTGATCAATCTGTCGGGCGACAAGCGGCGCGTGATCCGCGAGGCGTTCCGGGTGCTCAAACCCGGCGGACGATTCGCCGTCTCGGACGTGGTCGTGCGCGGCGAACTTCCGCCCGACGTGAAGCGCAGCATGGAACTGTGGGTGGGCTGCGTGGCCGGCGCGTTGCAGGACGACGAGTTCGTTTCGCTGCTGAGCGATGCGGGGTTCGCGTCGCCGAGCGTGGAGATGACGCGCGTATACGAGGTCGAGGATGCTCGCGCATTTCTCGTCAACACCGGCCTCGACGTGGAACGCGTGGCCGCCGAGGTGGCGGGGCGGGTGGGGGCGGCATTCGTGCGAGCCACCAAGCCGGCGCCGTTCGCCCTGCGCGAAGCGCGACCGGACGACGCGGACGCGGTGGAGGGGCTGCTCGCCGCCTCGCAGCTGCCGGTGGTCGGCGTACGCGAGGCGCTCGGACGCCCGGCGTCTGGGTTCATCGTCGCCGAATCGGACGGTGCGATCATCGGCGTGGGCGGGTTGGAAGACTGCTGCGACAATGCGCTGCTGCGGTCGGTGGCGGTGAGGACGGAGTGGAGAAGCCGCGGGGTGGGCCGCGCCCTCGTCATGCGGCTCATCGCCGCGTCGGACGCCGCCGGCACGCACGCGCTCTATCTGCTGACCACCACGGCGGAGCGGTACTTCCCGAGCTTCGGCTTCGAGCCGGTGGCGCGTGACGCGGTCCCCGAAGCCGTGCGCGCCACGGCGGAGTTCAAGGACGCGTGTCCGGCGTCGGCGGTCGCGATGGTGCGCGCGGTGAATGCGCATGGCTGA
- a CDS encoding PadR family transcriptional regulator, translating into MGGPVDILRGTMDVLILRAVSWGPIHGYGVARWIEGATGEALKVEEGTLYPALHRLEERGLIEADWGLSENNRRARFYTITTEGRKELRHETAAWARFAQAMGAALSAPGPSAAPAEG; encoded by the coding sequence ATGGGCGGACCGGTGGACATTCTCCGCGGCACGATGGATGTCTTGATCCTGCGCGCGGTGAGCTGGGGGCCGATCCACGGATACGGGGTCGCCCGCTGGATCGAAGGCGCCACGGGCGAGGCGCTCAAGGTCGAAGAAGGGACGCTCTATCCGGCGCTCCATCGCCTCGAGGAGCGCGGATTGATCGAGGCCGATTGGGGCCTATCTGAAAACAACCGACGGGCTCGGTTCTACACGATCACGACGGAAGGACGGAAGGAGTTGCGGCATGAGACCGCTGCCTGGGCGCGCTTCGCGCAGGCGATGGGTGCCGCGCTGAGCGCGCCCGGTCCGTCGGCGGCGCCTGCGGAGGGCTGA